One Triticum dicoccoides isolate Atlit2015 ecotype Zavitan chromosome 4B, WEW_v2.0, whole genome shotgun sequence genomic window carries:
- the LOC119292359 gene encoding uncharacterized protein LOC119292359 isoform X2: MGDVSTIQRPSGTAAKQGDQAGELVSAGWTNDTHNMYISSMEASFMQQLRGQQQQHHHAAPDRNIAHVGLLGHGLKSHQEGASDNARAERNVSCPRDVGARGLPEDPWARRFKPRDSAMNRRGDGVGASDGESGTDTVQGMAPKHGRGVGCCVGGNLADKTSEVCGQNFPEDEVHSAAQPSKSCKKRRPASSTAAGSFISMLGDKRW, encoded by the exons ATGGGGGACGTGTCCACGATTCAACGCCCGTCCGGCACTGCCGCTAAG cagggtGATCAGGCTGGGGAGCTGGTGTCGGCCGGATGGACGAACGACACCCACAACATGTACATCAGCTCCATGGAGGCGTCCTTCATGCAGCAGCTCcgtggccagcagcagcagcaccaccacGCCGCTCCCGACAGGAACATCGCCCATGTGGGTCTTCTTGGCCATGGGCTCAAGTCCCACCAAGAGGGAGCTTCCGATAACGCCAGGGCCGAGAGGAACGTCTCTTGCCCGCGTGATGTGGGCGCAAGAGGCCTGCCCGAGGATCCGTGGGCGAGGCGTTTCAAGCCGCGCGATTCCGCTATGAATCGTCGTGGCGATGGGGTTGGTGCTTCCGATGGTGAATCGGGCACCGATACGGTTCAAGGGATGGctcccaagcatggaagaggagtggGCTGTTGCGTCGGAGGAAATCTTGCTGACAAAACCTCAG AAGTCTGCGGTCAGAACTTTCCTGAAGACGAGGTTCATTCCGCTGCTCAGCCAAGCAAATCGTGCAAGAAAAGGAGGCCTGCCTCTTCCACTGCTGCAGGTTCTTTCATCTCGATGCTCGGCGACAAGCGGTGGTGA
- the LOC119292359 gene encoding uncharacterized protein LOC119292359 isoform X3: protein MGDVSTIQRPSGTAAKGDQAGELVSAGWTNDTHNMYISSMEASFMQQLRGQQQQHHHAAPDRNIAHVGLLGHGLKSHQEGASDNARAERNVSCPRDVGARGLPEDPWARRFKPRDSAMNRRGDGVGASDGESGTDTVQGMAPKHGRGVGCCVGGNLADKTSAEVCGQNFPEDEVHSAAQPSKSCKKRRPASSTAAGSFISMLGDKRW from the exons ATGGGGGACGTGTCCACGATTCAACGCCCGTCCGGCACTGCCGCTAAG ggtGATCAGGCTGGGGAGCTGGTGTCGGCCGGATGGACGAACGACACCCACAACATGTACATCAGCTCCATGGAGGCGTCCTTCATGCAGCAGCTCcgtggccagcagcagcagcaccaccacGCCGCTCCCGACAGGAACATCGCCCATGTGGGTCTTCTTGGCCATGGGCTCAAGTCCCACCAAGAGGGAGCTTCCGATAACGCCAGGGCCGAGAGGAACGTCTCTTGCCCGCGTGATGTGGGCGCAAGAGGCCTGCCCGAGGATCCGTGGGCGAGGCGTTTCAAGCCGCGCGATTCCGCTATGAATCGTCGTGGCGATGGGGTTGGTGCTTCCGATGGTGAATCGGGCACCGATACGGTTCAAGGGATGGctcccaagcatggaagaggagtggGCTGTTGCGTCGGAGGAAATCTTGCTGACAAAACCTCAG CAGAAGTCTGCGGTCAGAACTTTCCTGAAGACGAGGTTCATTCCGCTGCTCAGCCAAGCAAATCGTGCAAGAAAAGGAGGCCTGCCTCTTCCACTGCTGCAGGTTCTTTCATCTCGATGCTCGGCGACAAGCGGTGGTGA
- the LOC119292359 gene encoding uncharacterized protein LOC119292359 isoform X1 codes for MGDVSTIQRPSGTAAKQGDQAGELVSAGWTNDTHNMYISSMEASFMQQLRGQQQQHHHAAPDRNIAHVGLLGHGLKSHQEGASDNARAERNVSCPRDVGARGLPEDPWARRFKPRDSAMNRRGDGVGASDGESGTDTVQGMAPKHGRGVGCCVGGNLADKTSAEVCGQNFPEDEVHSAAQPSKSCKKRRPASSTAAGSFISMLGDKRW; via the exons ATGGGGGACGTGTCCACGATTCAACGCCCGTCCGGCACTGCCGCTAAG cagggtGATCAGGCTGGGGAGCTGGTGTCGGCCGGATGGACGAACGACACCCACAACATGTACATCAGCTCCATGGAGGCGTCCTTCATGCAGCAGCTCcgtggccagcagcagcagcaccaccacGCCGCTCCCGACAGGAACATCGCCCATGTGGGTCTTCTTGGCCATGGGCTCAAGTCCCACCAAGAGGGAGCTTCCGATAACGCCAGGGCCGAGAGGAACGTCTCTTGCCCGCGTGATGTGGGCGCAAGAGGCCTGCCCGAGGATCCGTGGGCGAGGCGTTTCAAGCCGCGCGATTCCGCTATGAATCGTCGTGGCGATGGGGTTGGTGCTTCCGATGGTGAATCGGGCACCGATACGGTTCAAGGGATGGctcccaagcatggaagaggagtggGCTGTTGCGTCGGAGGAAATCTTGCTGACAAAACCTCAG CAGAAGTCTGCGGTCAGAACTTTCCTGAAGACGAGGTTCATTCCGCTGCTCAGCCAAGCAAATCGTGCAAGAAAAGGAGGCCTGCCTCTTCCACTGCTGCAGGTTCTTTCATCTCGATGCTCGGCGACAAGCGGTGGTGA